The DNA region CTGTTGCATCAATACTTTGCCCTACAAGTCGTCCCGGCATCGAACGTTCAAGCCCATTTCGGACCGCTAAGAATCCGGCATGTGGTCCGCCAAATCCCATTGGCACACCAAAACGTTGGGCAGTCCCAACTGCGATATCGGCGCCCCACTCCCCCGGAGCTTTCAAGATGGTTAACGCTAAAAGATCAGTTGCCGCGATAACGAGCGCATCACGGGAGTGCGCGTATTTCGCAAAGCTGGAGTAATCGATAACAGTTCCCGTTGTATCCGGGTACTGGAGAAGCGCCCCAAAAAATTCACCCGCATATCCATCTCGTACAACATGACCTGAATCCACCTCTACCACTGAGATTCCCAGTGGTTTTGCGCGTGTAAGGACTACTGCCTTGGTTTGTGGGTGAACATGTTCTTCAATCAAAAAGACCGCGTCATCGCTTAATGTGGAAGCACGGCGAGCAAGTGTCATGGCTTCGGCAGCAGCTGTACTTTCATCCAGCATTGAAGCATTTGAAATATCAAGAGCCGTTAATTCGCACACCATAGTTTGAAAAGCAAAAAGGGCCTCAAGTCGACCTTGTGAAATTTCAGGTTGATATGGTGTGTAGGCGGTATACCACGATGGATTTTCCAGAACATTTCTTTTGATAACCGGTGGAACGATCGTTCCGTAGTAACCAGTACCGATTAATGAAGAGAAGACTTTATTTTCAGAAGCGATTGATCGCAATTCCGCGATTACTTCGACTTCGCTCTTTCCGCTTCCAATCGAACTTTCAATGACACCTGTGACCGAAATGTTGGCAGGCACTACATCTTTAATGAATAATTCCAGATTTGGATATCCCAGCGCTTGCAGCATTGTTGCTTCATCTACAGAGGTTGGTCCTATATGACGATCTTCGAACGAACGACTCATAGCAATTCCTCATCCTGTCAAAAGCCTCTCGCCTAGAAGTGCGAGTGCAGGAGAAGGATAATGTGAATTAAGCGCCTTTGCGCTTTCTACGTTCTGCGAGTTCATCACTGTCGAGGCTGGCATCACTGACAACAGCTTTGCCATTGATCTCGCCTTGTAACGTTGCCAGTGAGCCTTCAACTTCACTCCAGACTTTACCGACTGCAATACCGAAGACTCCTTGGCCCCCAGCCAGCAAGTCAATTATTTGGTCAGGACTTATGCATTCATAAATTGAAGCACCGTCACTCATAAGAGTGATCGCTTCTAGCTCGCGAACTCCCCGTTCGCGCAAATGGTTGACAGCTGTACGAATATTTTGAAGCGATACGCCTGCATCGAGAAGGCGCTTAACAATTTTTAAAACCAAAATGTCGCGAAAACCATAAAGTCTCGACGAACCAGATCCCGTAGCTATGCGAACGCTAGGTTCTACCAAACCCGTTCTTGCCCAGTAATCTAATTGACGATAAGAAATACCGGCTGCAGCACAAGCTGTTGCGCCGCGATATCCGATCTCTGCGTTCAGGTCGTCCATGGTGGAACTCTTTTCTACCGGGGAATGGGATAAGAGTAGAAGGAGACATCCTCCCAATCAATGACCGACACGTCTTTCAACCTCAAGTAGAGGTTAACGGTTTCTACGCC from bacterium includes:
- a CDS encoding glycine dehydrogenase (aminomethyl-transferring) (acts in conjunction with GvcH to form H-protein-S-aminomethyldihydrolipoyllysine from glycine); the protein is MSRSFEDRHIGPTSVDEATMLQALGYPNLELFIKDVVPANISVTGVIESSIGSGKSEVEVIAELRSIASENKVFSSLIGTGYYGTIVPPVIKRNVLENPSWYTAYTPYQPEISQGRLEALFAFQTMVCELTALDISNASMLDESTAAAEAMTLARRASTLSDDAVFLIEEHVHPQTKAVVLTRAKPLGISVVEVDSGHVVRDGYAGEFFGALLQYPDTTGTVIDYSSFAKYAHSRDALVIAATDLLALTILKAPGEWGADIAVGTAQRFGVPMGFGGPHAGFLAVRNGLERSMPGRLVGQSIDATGKPAFRLALQTREQHIRRDKATSNICTAQVLLANMSAFYAMW
- a CDS encoding MerR family transcriptional regulator, which translates into the protein MDDLNAEIGYRGATACAAAGISYRQLDYWARTGLVEPSVRIATGSGSSRLYGFRDILVLKIVKRLLDAGVSLQNIRTAVNHLRERGVRELEAITLMSDGASIYECISPDQIIDLLAGGQGVFGIAVGKVWSEVEGSLATLQGEINGKAVVSDASLDSDELAERRKRKGA